The proteins below are encoded in one region of Neisseria macacae ATCC 33926:
- a CDS encoding ATP-grasp domain-containing protein: MRKNNVLILSAGRRVELVQDFQTEAAKFSDDVKILTTDLVPRMSSACHVSDGSFEVPLISADSYIDSIFDLAVRENIGLIIPTIDTELQKLADERERFEAAGIHIVVSDSDFIAQCRDKRKTASLFARYGIRSPEIYDREKLVFPCFAKPYDGSRAIGAKRIDTPACLTPEIVDDPKLMFCELIDIENEFSEFTVDMYYDHESRLKCAIPRKRLEVRSGEVSKGITRKNSLYQTLLEKMAVLEGARGCITAQFFCNEETGEFYGVEINPRFGGGFPLTYAAGGNYPGWLMHEYFRNEEIPFSDDWENNLIMLRYDAKVLVHEND; encoded by the coding sequence ATGCGAAAAAATAACGTACTCATCCTTTCCGCGGGAAGGCGCGTTGAATTGGTACAGGATTTTCAAACCGAAGCGGCCAAGTTTTCAGACGACGTCAAGATTTTGACGACGGATTTGGTGCCGCGTATGTCCTCCGCCTGCCACGTTTCGGACGGTTCGTTTGAAGTGCCGCTGATTAGCGCCGATTCATATATCGACAGCATTTTCGATCTGGCGGTACGCGAAAACATCGGTTTAATCATCCCGACCATAGACACCGAACTACAAAAGCTGGCAGACGAGCGCGAACGCTTCGAAGCGGCAGGCATCCACATCGTCGTTTCCGACTCGGACTTCATCGCGCAATGCCGCGACAAACGGAAAACCGCCAGCTTGTTTGCCCGCTACGGCATACGTTCGCCCGAAATTTACGACCGCGAGAAGTTGGTTTTCCCTTGCTTCGCCAAACCCTACGACGGCAGCCGCGCCATCGGGGCCAAACGGATCGACACGCCAGCCTGCCTGACGCCTGAAATCGTGGACGACCCCAAGCTGATGTTCTGCGAGCTTATCGACATCGAAAACGAATTTTCCGAATTTACCGTCGATATGTATTACGACCATGAAAGTCGTCTGAAATGCGCCATCCCGCGAAAACGCTTGGAAGTGCGTTCCGGCGAAGTCAGCAAAGGCATTACCCGCAAAAACAGCCTCTACCAAACGCTGCTGGAAAAAATGGCGGTATTGGAAGGCGCGCGCGGCTGCATCACGGCGCAGTTCTTCTGCAACGAAGAAACCGGCGAATTCTACGGCGTGGAAATCAACCCCCGCTTCGGCGGCGGCTTCCCGCTGACGTATGCCGCGGGCGGCAATTACCCGGGCTGGCTGATGCACGAATACTTCCGCAACGAAGAAATCCCGTTTTCAGACGACTGGGAAAACAACCTCATCATGCTGCGCTACGATGCCAAGGTCTTGGTTCATGAAAACGATTAA
- a CDS encoding HAD family hydrolase, translating to MKTINPETAVIVFDLDDTLYSEYEYKLSGIRAIVDTVATLYPDWDSDDLWRSIDPDGKDWLDKLCRHCGFNESEKQVLLWQYRLHRPTLTPYAPHDFLSKLTAPFAARALITDGRSLTQRLKLEALGLYSLFDDILVSEACASEKPDGKRFRYLQDKYAEKADCFIYIGDNLSKDFIAPNALGWITIGLHPSEHNIHHHLPENFNKEHHPDAWISSLQDLAQLIAPSDCSTKSHIS from the coding sequence ATGAAAACGATTAATCCCGAAACCGCCGTCATTGTCTTCGACTTGGACGATACGCTGTACTCGGAATACGAATACAAACTCTCCGGCATCCGTGCAATCGTCGATACCGTTGCCACCCTGTATCCCGATTGGGATTCAGACGACCTATGGCGCAGTATCGACCCCGACGGTAAAGACTGGCTGGACAAGTTGTGCCGCCACTGCGGTTTCAACGAATCGGAAAAACAGGTTCTTCTGTGGCAATACCGGCTGCACCGCCCGACGCTGACGCCGTATGCCCCGCATGATTTCCTGTCCAAGCTGACCGCGCCCTTCGCCGCACGCGCGCTGATTACCGACGGCAGAAGCTTGACCCAACGCTTGAAGCTGGAAGCCTTGGGGCTGTATTCCCTGTTTGACGACATCCTCGTCTCCGAAGCCTGCGCTTCGGAAAAGCCCGACGGCAAACGCTTCCGCTATTTACAAGACAAATATGCCGAAAAGGCAGACTGTTTCATCTACATCGGCGACAACCTTTCCAAAGACTTCATCGCGCCGAACGCTTTGGGCTGGATCACCATAGGGCTGCATCCGTCCGAGCACAATATTCACCACCACTTACCCGAAAACTTTAACAAAGAACACCATCCCGATGCGTGGATCAGCTCCCTGCAGGATTTGGCGCAGCTGATTGCCCCTTCGGACTGTTCAACAAAATCACACATTAGCTGA